A stretch of DNA from Solea solea chromosome 20, fSolSol10.1, whole genome shotgun sequence:
AGCCGCTGGTCCCGGGGGACGGTCACCTccagcctcctcctctgcctcccctcgcgctctcttcctcctcctcctcctctcctcaggcCAAGCGCGCCTACTCCATGGAGCATTTCCGCTGGGGGAAGCCTGTCGGTAAGAAACGCCGCCCCATCACAGTCGACAGCTCCAACAGTGTGGAGGAAGAATTCCCCGAGGTTTTGAGGCAGGAGCTCGGCGAGGCGGACGTCGAGCAACACAAGTTCCACAACGTCCACGAGAAAAAGGACGGCGCGTACAAGATGAAGCACTTCCGCTGGAGCCACCCGCCCACCAGCAAACGCTACGACGAGCCGACGGAGAGGCGGGGCGACGgcgaggaggcggcggcggagCAGCAGCGGGGAGGAGCCGGAGGCAGGAAATAGATGGAAGTCAAGAGGGACGACCAATCGACACACGGTTATGTTCACGACCAAAAAacctgtcagtgtttgtttgaagggttaaaaatgaaaaatccacatatagatttattttgtgattgtttatttgataagtttgtgtttggggtttttctgaacacacacacacacacacacacacacacacacgtgaatcatgtgacagaaacaaagaaacaataaaaccaaagtTCAATCCTACTTTGACTCACTTTGAGTATTTGTGTTGTACGCACAATGACAGAAAGTTCCCTCGTTACTGCTAATTAAACGCTGATGAAGACAAAGTTAGATATTTTAGAATTGAATTATTTTGCTAGTGAAAAACTTGCTTCCTAGAAATAAGATCCAGATCTCGCAGAGTTTATAGCAGCTTTGATTGCattgtcccccattttccttctTTCACCCCAAacagtcgaggcagatgctgcacttTTGTGAGTCTGGTGTTTCTAATGATttgatactatactatagtTGAGTTGTTTGTAGAGAGGCCTGGCTTCATCACAAAGTAACACAACGTTTCAGTAAATTCTCCAGTGTTTCAGAAAAACGTCCATGACTTCATTTAAGTAGTTGAACGAAGGTCGGCCCCGAGAGTGAACATAGGGCCCAGTAATGATCACAGGCTTTGGAACATGTCTGAGTCAACGTTCACTTCTCATCATATTAGTCTTTTGAAAGCCTGGCGTGTGTGCAGATTAGCATCTGTATCAGCTGACAtcatacagtgagtgagtgagtgagtgggtgtggTTATcctgatttaaaacatttgctTCATTCCAAACCATTTCTAATTTCTACCCTTTCCGAGAAGCTCATGGATATTTATGATAACTGGACATTCTGCTGTGCATGTATTTATTCTTGACATGTTCCAGCAGAATCTCTGCGCTTCCATTACTGAAACAGGTTTAATCTTCTCTGCTGAAAAGTAGTTCATAGAAAACTCAACATTTTACATAATTCATATTATCATCATTCACAAATGTACATTCATGGGTAAGAAACTGTGTTTTATTGCCTTTAGCAAGTATTAGTGGAATTGAAGTCTTTTCTTCAAAGAATTACGTCTGGTTTATAATTGAACTTATTTCATTTCTATTGTaatgattattgttgttgttgttgttgttgttgttgttgttgttgtcgtcgtcgtggATGTTCAGGTTTCTCTCTTGCATTTACATTATTTGACATATTGTATCTTCTACTCACTGTATCACATTTTCATGATTCCTTCTTTAAAATGAGCGATTTAAGAGCGCTGGGAGTCACTGACGAGACTAACATGTGctttagatttgttttatttgttttagtaCAACAGTTTGAGTCAAGGAAACACTGTATCTACTGAGATGCCGAAGTGTATTGCTCTTTCCAAGGGTGGACTCCACCTAGTCACTCATTTGCATGATGGCATCCCACGATCATTCACAGTTCTACAGCAAGACGTCGcgtgcttttaaaaacaactgcaccttttcttttttctttttttaacaaaagcaaatcagcagtgacacaaaacaCGAGCTGCAGGAGTAAAGGAGCGGTCAGGAGGCAAAGCTGCGTGTAGAACAGCCCGCACCTGGATCCAACATCCAGCCCAGAACCACTGTGGTTCACAGCAGACAGGGATTAAGAGAAACATGCTTCAACAAGGATACGATACACTGCTAGTTTTCAAAAAAGCTACAGGAAATGATCTAGCGTCTAATGTAGAGTGAGCGCGAGAACACTTAAGAGCAGGAGAATTGAAAAAGTGGTTCAAAAAGGTGAGTAGTGACCAaagtaacaacaaaaacaaaaaactcaatCTTTGGATACATAAAAAACCCTGTACACGAGCCCCTGTTCGAACCTTCAGCCTTCCGAGGTGCCTTCTTCTGAGTTGGGGTCTTTGACTTCTTTGTTCTTGCGGACCTCCTCAAGCTTCTTGTCCTGTAGAAGAAAGACGTTCAAGTCCAACACTGATGTgtaaagaaagagagaattTGACCGTGATCTACCTTCTCTTTGAATTTCTCATTCATCGCTGCCATGAGTGCCGTGCGGTTCTCTTTGTTGGCCTCCATCTTCTGGTTGAGCTTCTCTTCAGCCATCTTGCTGAAGTTGTTGTTCTCCTCCATGGCTTTCTGTAGCACTTCCTTTTCATGCTCACGCTTCTCAGCCAAGTGCTTCAAGACCTCGGCTTCATGGTTCTGAAAAAGGAGTTCAAATAAATCACCTCCCCTGTCTTTTTGTGCGTTTGTTGGACGTTGTTTTCTTTACCTTGCGTCTCTCCTCTGCAGCATCCAGCTTCCTCTGAATCTCCTCCAGTGAGACGTCCTTCTTCTTGGGGGCAGACAGAGGGAACTCTCCCTTGGCATCAGGGTCAGGAGCACCCAGGATAACCTCAAAGGCCTGGCCAGATGCACGCTTGTCAAGCTCCTTGAACTGGATATCTGAGCAAAAgacggataaaaaaaaagaaaaaagaagaagaatgaagtCTCTGTTAATCATAATTTAACTGTAATCT
This window harbors:
- the LOC131447300 gene encoding stathmin-like, which codes for MSDDIQFKELDKRASGQAFEVILGAPDPDAKGEFPLSAPKKKDVSLEEIQRKLDAAEERRKNHEAEVLKHLAEKREHEKEVLQKAMEENNNFSKMAEEKLNQKMEANKENRTALMAAMNEKFKEKDKKLEEVRKNKEVKDPNSEEGTSEG
- the LOC131447298 gene encoding pro-opiomelanocortin-like, with the protein product MCPVWLLVAVTVLGVARGSVTNQCWEHPSCQEVNDERSMMECVRLCRSDLSAEEPLVPGDGHLQPPPLPPLALSSSSSSSPQAKRAYSMEHFRWGKPVGKKRRPITVDSSNSVEEEFPEVLRQELGEADVEQHKFHNVHEKKDGAYKMKHFRWSHPPTSKRYDEPTERRGDGEEAAAEQQRGGAGGRK